A genomic window from Sporosarcina sp. Marseille-Q4063 includes:
- a CDS encoding LamB/YcsF family protein, with the protein MFKVDLNCDLGESFGRYKLREQEGILTDVTSANIACGFHAGDPTVMRETVKLAIDNGVKIGAHPGLPDLNGFGRRDMAITAQEGYDMVVYQIGALQGFLYRYNETMQHVKPHGALYQMASKDRELAEAIAQAVYDVSPSLVLFGLAGSELTKAGEKIGLRTAHEVFADRTYQADGSLTSRSQDDALITDKKLAVEQVFKMVSEGKVLSQQNTEVSLRADTVCIHGDGAHALDFARYIRETLENNHIRFASICK; encoded by the coding sequence ATGTTTAAAGTAGATTTGAATTGTGATTTGGGAGAAAGTTTTGGACGCTATAAACTCAGGGAGCAGGAAGGCATATTGACAGATGTGACCTCGGCCAATATCGCCTGCGGTTTTCACGCGGGAGATCCAACGGTCATGCGGGAAACCGTTAAGCTGGCTATCGACAATGGTGTAAAGATTGGAGCACATCCGGGTCTGCCTGATTTAAATGGATTTGGCCGTCGCGATATGGCGATTACCGCACAAGAAGGCTACGATATGGTCGTTTATCAAATTGGCGCGCTGCAAGGATTCTTATATCGCTATAACGAAACGATGCAACATGTGAAACCGCATGGCGCTTTATACCAAATGGCTTCGAAAGATCGTGAACTTGCGGAAGCCATTGCACAGGCGGTTTACGATGTATCGCCTTCATTGGTTTTATTCGGATTAGCTGGAAGTGAATTGACAAAAGCGGGCGAAAAGATTGGCTTACGAACAGCTCATGAAGTGTTCGCGGATCGTACGTATCAAGCTGATGGCTCGTTGACGTCGCGTTCGCAGGACGATGCTTTGATTACAGATAAAAAATTGGCTGTGGAACAAGTCTTCAAAATGGTCTCGGAAGGTAAAGTATTATCACAACAAAACACGGAAGTTTCCCTCAGGGCCGATACGGTTTGTATCCACGGAGACGGCGCGCATGCGCTTGACTTTGCCAGGTATATTAGAGAAACGCTAGAAAATAATCATATTAGATTTGCATCAATTTGCAAGTGA
- the nagE gene encoding N-acetylglucosamine-specific PTS transporter subunit IIBC gives MMKYVQKLGRSLMLPVAVLPAAAILMGIGYWIDHDGWGEGNVLAAFLITAGDSIIKSIPILFAVGVAYGMSKGKDGASALSGLVAFLVITTLLSEDSVALLQSIDVENVNPAFEKIDNAFIGIISGLIASAMYNRFSHVKLPDFLAFFSGKRLAPIMSAVAMLIVSGVLFFVWPLVYGALFSFGTGLSGLGSVGAGLYGFFNRLLIPTGLHHALNAVFWFDTIGIDDIGKFWNSSGTKGVTGMYQAGFFPIMMFGLPAAALAMYHTAKTTRRKQTASLMLAAGFAAFFTGVTEPIEFAFMFLAPALYVVHAALTGLSLFIAATFNWTAGFGFSAGFIDFFLSSRLPLANQPLMLIVQGLVFAVIYYFLFRFLITRFDLKTPGRGDDEEYEDEDQNLETDAQTDNKFTNMATKIHDGLGGNDNITSIDFCATRLRVEVKDMKAVDQKKIKSTGVPGINVVGPQSIQVIVGTSVQFVADEIERMRKE, from the coding sequence TTGATGAAGTATGTACAAAAACTTGGCCGGTCTTTGATGTTGCCAGTAGCTGTATTACCAGCAGCGGCGATTTTGATGGGGATCGGGTATTGGATTGACCATGATGGATGGGGTGAAGGAAACGTTCTTGCCGCGTTCTTAATTACAGCCGGAGATTCTATTATTAAGTCCATCCCGATTTTATTTGCTGTCGGGGTTGCTTATGGGATGTCTAAGGGTAAAGACGGGGCATCTGCACTTAGCGGATTGGTTGCGTTCTTGGTTATCACTACTTTGTTATCGGAGGATAGTGTTGCGCTTCTTCAAAGCATTGATGTGGAAAACGTGAACCCCGCTTTTGAAAAGATAGATAATGCTTTTATCGGAATTATTTCTGGGCTTATTGCTTCGGCCATGTACAATCGTTTTAGTCACGTTAAATTGCCGGATTTCTTAGCTTTCTTTAGTGGAAAACGGCTTGCTCCAATCATGTCCGCGGTTGCAATGTTAATTGTGTCAGGCGTATTGTTCTTTGTTTGGCCTCTTGTCTACGGTGCCTTATTTTCTTTTGGTACAGGACTCAGTGGACTAGGTAGTGTTGGTGCAGGCCTCTATGGATTCTTTAACCGCTTGTTAATTCCAACGGGCTTACATCACGCTTTAAACGCGGTATTCTGGTTTGACACAATTGGGATCGATGACATCGGTAAGTTCTGGAACAGTTCAGGAACCAAAGGCGTCACCGGTATGTATCAGGCGGGTTTCTTCCCAATTATGATGTTCGGTTTGCCGGCCGCTGCGCTCGCTATGTACCATACTGCTAAAACAACCAGAAGAAAACAAACCGCATCATTAATGTTAGCAGCAGGATTTGCGGCATTTTTCACAGGCGTCACTGAGCCAATTGAATTTGCATTTATGTTCCTTGCACCGGCTCTTTACGTTGTGCATGCTGCGTTAACAGGTCTGTCTTTATTTATTGCAGCGACCTTTAATTGGACAGCTGGATTTGGATTTAGCGCAGGTTTCATCGACTTTTTCTTAAGTTCAAGATTACCACTTGCGAATCAACCCCTTATGCTTATTGTTCAAGGGCTCGTATTCGCAGTCATCTACTATTTCCTTTTCAGATTCCTAATCACTAGATTCGACCTGAAAACACCTGGTCGAGGAGATGATGAGGAATATGAGGATGAGGATCAGAATCTCGAAACAGACGCACAAACAGATAACAAATTTACAAACATGGCAACTAAAATTCATGATGGTTTGGGCGGAAACGACAACATCACATCCATCGACTTCTGTGCAACAAGGCTACGCGTCGAAGTTAAAGATATGAAAGCCGTAGATCAAAAGAAAATTAAAAGTACAGGTGTCCCAGGCATCAACGTTGTCGGACCACAAAGCATTCAAGTCATCGTCGGCACAAGCGTACAGTTTGTAGCGGATGAAATCGAGAGAATGCGTAAAGAATAA
- a CDS encoding CoA-acylating methylmalonate-semialdehyde dehydrogenase translates to MKTVQIEKLSHFINGEKVEGKSGRYGDVNNPSLGVKIAEVPLASAEEVGEVVELAKKGFEVWSKISVARRMEVLHKFRALLVENTDKLARLTGKENGKTIDDAKGEISRAIESVDFALGAPHLLKGDHSVNVGGEINSYSMHKPLGVVTCIAPFNFPIMVPVAMSTMAVAVGNAMILKPSEKVPLSALLISELWTEAGLPAGVWNVVNGDKEAVDALLEHKDVKAVSFVGSTPVAEAIYEKGTKHHKRVQAFGGGKNSMIIMPDADIETTVNSFIGAAFGGTSQRCMAISTAIPVGEKTADAFVAALKEKIKELKVGTFDDESADFGALISAESKVNVLGAIEKAIEEGAVVAADGRNPEVAHEDGFYLGATLLDHVTTDMKIYKEEVFGPARIVVRVNTLEEAIDLINEHEFGNGVTIFTDSGSAARTFTENIEVGMVGVNVPIPIPVGYHNFGGWKRSTFGEGQMFGPDTVRFFTKRKTVSERWFDTSYNESKTDFSFPSS, encoded by the coding sequence ATGAAAACTGTACAAATCGAAAAGTTGAGTCATTTTATTAACGGAGAAAAAGTAGAAGGTAAGAGTGGTAGATACGGTGATGTTAATAACCCGTCACTTGGTGTAAAGATTGCTGAGGTTCCGTTGGCTTCTGCTGAAGAAGTAGGAGAAGTAGTTGAGTTAGCTAAAAAAGGATTTGAAGTATGGTCGAAGATTTCCGTTGCAAGAAGAATGGAAGTTCTTCATAAGTTTCGTGCTTTACTTGTAGAAAACACAGATAAGTTGGCACGTTTGACCGGTAAGGAAAATGGCAAAACGATTGACGATGCGAAAGGTGAAATTTCGAGAGCGATTGAATCCGTCGACTTTGCACTTGGCGCACCGCATCTTTTGAAGGGTGATCATTCGGTAAACGTCGGTGGAGAAATTAACTCTTATTCCATGCACAAACCATTGGGCGTCGTGACTTGTATCGCGCCATTTAACTTCCCGATCATGGTACCTGTTGCGATGAGTACGATGGCAGTTGCGGTCGGAAATGCGATGATTCTTAAGCCTTCAGAAAAAGTACCTCTCTCAGCGTTATTGATTTCAGAATTATGGACTGAAGCTGGATTGCCGGCGGGTGTTTGGAATGTTGTAAATGGCGATAAAGAAGCAGTGGATGCGCTGCTTGAACATAAAGATGTCAAGGCAGTAAGTTTTGTTGGTTCAACGCCAGTTGCCGAAGCAATTTATGAAAAAGGAACAAAACATCATAAGCGAGTTCAGGCATTTGGCGGAGGAAAAAACAGCATGATCATTATGCCGGATGCGGATATTGAGACTACGGTTAATTCCTTTATCGGAGCAGCATTCGGAGGAACTTCTCAGCGTTGTATGGCGATTTCCACTGCAATTCCAGTTGGAGAGAAAACAGCTGATGCTTTTGTTGCGGCATTAAAAGAAAAAATTAAAGAGCTGAAAGTAGGTACGTTTGACGATGAAAGTGCTGACTTCGGTGCGTTAATTAGCGCAGAGTCTAAAGTAAATGTACTGGGTGCAATTGAGAAAGCGATTGAAGAAGGCGCGGTAGTTGCAGCGGATGGCCGTAATCCGGAAGTAGCGCACGAAGATGGATTTTATTTAGGCGCTACGTTGTTGGATCATGTGACGACGGATATGAAAATTTATAAAGAAGAAGTTTTCGGTCCTGCCCGGATTGTTGTTCGAGTGAATACGCTTGAAGAGGCCATTGATTTAATTAATGAACATGAATTTGGAAATGGTGTAACGATCTTTACAGATAGCGGAAGTGCGGCACGGACGTTTACTGAGAATATTGAAGTCGGGATGGTTGGTGTGAACGTTCCGATTCCGATTCCGGTTGGTTATCACAACTTTGGTGGATGGAAGCGTTCGACTTTCGGCGAGGGACAGATGTTTGGACCGGATACGGTTCGTTTCTTTACGAAAAGAAAGACCGTTTCTGAAAGATGGTTTGATACTTCATATAATGAAAGCAAAACTGACTTTAGTTTTCCAAGCAGTTAA
- a CDS encoding GMC family oxidoreductase, with the protein MVVKLDKVDVVVVGTGWAGGVVSAELSKAGYKVIALERGKNITRSDYIGVKDELRYTNRYEMMQNLAFETITSRNYIDETALPVRTRQEVMVGTDLGGGSVHWAGATYRWKPYDFEIRSKTIERYGKEKIPGDMTIQDWGITYDEMEKYYDQWEKTAGISGEPDPIGDERSSDYPNPPMKSSPAVNLFMETTEKMGYHPYRVAAGNLSQTYTNPDGETLNQCMFCSFCTQYGCDFGAKSDPLVTVIPTAEKTGNFEARTGAYVRRVLYKDGKATGVLYSDTMTGEEFEQPADVVVLAAFTFANNRLLLLSEIGQPYDPKTKKGVIGRNFNGQFGITFLGARGFFKDKKFNYYMGAGALGGTMSDFAGDNFDHSNLDFINGGGIELRQYGDGAIATNHVPSGTPGWGPEFKKNSIYYSNRSLNIWYTMATMSYWHNFVDLDPTYTDSFNDPLLRITYKYTDQDRHMAKFGIEKCTEIMEEMGADIVDADEIPDEFDHIYDGGHYAGGVIMGADPETSAVNNYLQMWDVDNLFVVGGSAFPQFAGHHPTATIGALGYRASEGIIKYLKNGGQLVEAEKKSSVV; encoded by the coding sequence ATGGTTGTTAAATTAGATAAAGTGGACGTAGTTGTTGTTGGTACAGGTTGGGCAGGTGGCGTTGTCTCAGCTGAACTCTCGAAAGCTGGCTATAAAGTGATAGCGCTGGAACGCGGAAAAAATATAACTAGGTCAGATTACATAGGGGTGAAAGATGAGCTGCGTTATACGAATCGCTATGAGATGATGCAAAATCTGGCTTTTGAAACAATTACTTCCCGCAATTATATAGATGAAACCGCATTACCGGTTAGAACGCGTCAGGAAGTGATGGTTGGCACAGATTTAGGTGGTGGGAGTGTCCATTGGGCCGGCGCCACTTACCGTTGGAAGCCATATGATTTTGAGATTAGAAGCAAAACCATTGAGCGTTATGGGAAGGAAAAAATCCCTGGCGATATGACGATACAGGACTGGGGAATCACATATGACGAGATGGAAAAGTATTATGATCAATGGGAAAAAACGGCAGGGATTTCAGGCGAGCCGGATCCTATAGGTGACGAACGTTCGAGTGATTATCCGAACCCGCCTATGAAGAGCTCGCCGGCGGTTAATCTTTTTATGGAAACTACTGAAAAGATGGGGTACCACCCATACCGGGTTGCTGCGGGTAATTTATCACAAACCTATACAAATCCAGACGGTGAAACGCTGAATCAGTGTATGTTTTGTTCATTCTGCACGCAATACGGATGTGATTTTGGCGCGAAATCAGATCCACTTGTGACGGTAATTCCGACGGCTGAAAAGACTGGAAATTTTGAAGCGCGAACAGGCGCTTATGTCAGGCGTGTCTTGTACAAAGACGGCAAAGCGACGGGTGTCCTCTATTCCGATACGATGACCGGCGAAGAATTCGAACAACCCGCGGATGTAGTGGTATTAGCCGCATTCACATTTGCGAATAATCGTTTATTGCTGTTATCGGAAATCGGACAGCCATATGATCCGAAAACGAAAAAAGGTGTCATTGGAAGAAACTTCAACGGGCAATTCGGTATTACTTTTCTTGGTGCAAGAGGGTTTTTTAAAGACAAGAAATTTAATTATTATATGGGTGCGGGCGCGCTAGGCGGGACGATGAGTGATTTTGCTGGAGATAATTTCGATCATTCGAATTTAGATTTTATTAACGGTGGTGGAATTGAATTAAGGCAATACGGCGACGGGGCCATTGCGACTAATCATGTTCCGAGCGGCACGCCGGGATGGGGTCCAGAGTTTAAGAAGAACTCGATTTATTATTCGAATCGCTCACTCAATATATGGTATACGATGGCAACCATGTCTTATTGGCATAACTTTGTAGATTTGGATCCAACGTACACGGATAGTTTCAATGACCCGCTACTGCGCATTACTTATAAATATACCGACCAAGACCGCCATATGGCGAAGTTTGGTATAGAGAAGTGCACAGAAATCATGGAAGAGATGGGTGCCGACATTGTGGATGCGGATGAGATTCCAGACGAGTTCGACCATATCTATGACGGCGGACATTACGCGGGCGGCGTCATTATGGGGGCAGACCCGGAAACGTCTGCAGTGAATAACTATCTACAAATGTGGGACGTCGATAACCTCTTCGTGGTAGGCGGATCCGCTTTCCCGCAATTCGCAGGCCATCACCCAACCGCAACAATCGGCGCATTGGGATACCGCGCATCTGAGGGGATAATAAAATACCTCAAAAACGGTGGGCAGCTTGTAGAAGCGGAAAAGAAGAGTAGCGTGGTTTAA
- a CDS encoding GntP family permease: MLGIFIGLVLLMVLAYRGWSIIWIAPICAGIVAWFGGLNLLDAYTDTYMGGFVKFAKEWFPVFMLGAIFGKLMEYSGMAHSVAVGIARIFGKERAILGVIIASSVLAYGGVSVFVVVFAVYPLAVNMFREANISRRLLPGTIVAGMMTFAMTAMPGTPQIQNLIPTSYFNTTATAAPIIGLVASAVMAIGSLVYLNRRERVLREAGEVFTEPGEGHRTEEREKCPHIILSLLPLLAVIITLNLLGWNIVIALCTGILLILLIAIREFKGFTKAVNSGASDSVMAMINTSAAVGFGTIVRSVPGFEKLSDMILGINANPLISEAIAVNVLAGATGSASGGLGITLEALGSHYYEIATTTGPAPEAFHRIASIASGGLDSLPHNGAILTILVVTGMTHKESYKEMAVVAIVFPMISLIPAIGLGILGIY, translated from the coding sequence ATGCTGGGGATTTTTATAGGCTTGGTGCTGCTGATGGTATTGGCTTATCGGGGTTGGTCAATTATTTGGATCGCACCTATATGTGCGGGCATCGTTGCATGGTTCGGCGGCCTTAACTTATTAGATGCGTATACGGATACATACATGGGCGGTTTTGTGAAATTCGCTAAAGAATGGTTCCCAGTGTTTATGCTCGGAGCAATTTTTGGAAAGTTAATGGAATACAGTGGGATGGCCCATTCCGTGGCGGTCGGTATTGCACGGATTTTTGGTAAGGAGCGGGCAATCCTTGGTGTGATTATCGCGTCAAGTGTACTCGCTTATGGGGGAGTTAGCGTATTTGTCGTTGTGTTTGCCGTTTATCCTTTAGCTGTGAATATGTTCAGGGAAGCGAATATTTCGAGACGACTTCTTCCGGGAACAATTGTCGCAGGAATGATGACGTTTGCGATGACGGCGATGCCGGGGACGCCGCAAATTCAAAATTTAATTCCTACGTCGTACTTTAATACAACTGCAACTGCGGCACCGATTATCGGATTGGTTGCTTCAGCCGTTATGGCGATTGGATCTTTGGTTTATTTAAATAGAAGAGAAAGGGTCTTGAGGGAAGCCGGTGAAGTATTTACAGAGCCGGGTGAAGGACACCGTACAGAGGAAAGGGAAAAATGTCCTCATATCATTCTTTCTTTATTGCCATTGTTAGCTGTAATTATCACATTAAATTTACTTGGTTGGAATATTGTTATTGCGTTGTGCACTGGTATTTTACTAATCTTATTAATCGCTATTCGAGAATTTAAAGGGTTTACCAAGGCTGTTAATAGCGGGGCGAGTGACTCCGTTATGGCGATGATCAATACAAGTGCAGCTGTTGGATTTGGAACAATCGTGAGGTCCGTTCCGGGTTTTGAAAAGTTAAGCGACATGATTTTGGGAATTAATGCAAATCCGCTTATCTCTGAAGCGATAGCGGTGAACGTCTTGGCGGGCGCAACTGGTTCTGCATCGGGCGGATTAGGGATTACTTTGGAAGCATTGGGCAGTCATTATTATGAAATTGCAACTACCACGGGTCCTGCTCCAGAAGCTTTTCACCGGATCGCATCGATTGCTTCAGGTGGCTTAGATTCATTGCCGCATAATGGGGCGATATTGACGATATTGGTCGTGACGGGGATGACTCATAAAGAGTCGTATAAAGAGATGGCGGTTGTGGCGATTGTATTTCCGATGATATCTTTGATACCAGCGATTGGGTTGGGGATTTTGGGGATTTATTGA
- a CDS encoding biotin-dependent carboxyltransferase family protein: MTVTVLHAGLLTTIQDLGRYGAQKYGVIVSGAMDSYSLRIANLLVGNEEGEGAIEVTLFGTSLQFEKDQLIAITGGDLAASLDGEKAPMWRPILVRNGSTLTFKSGTKGARSYIAFAGGIEIPPAMGSKSTYLRAGIGGFQGRALQKGDTFNCGEMSPLGQSFFYELKARRQHFTWSVNYQPLLNLQQTQTIRVLEGTEFNRFDKPSQQLLFTETFTITKQADRMGYRLEGTTPLTLIEEFELLSEGVTYGTIQVPTNGQPIILMADRQTTGGYPKIGQVISADLSNLAQLQPTATMQFKKVSLEQAQTELIKNEQLIKDIKRGIRYKSK, encoded by the coding sequence ATGACAGTTACAGTTCTTCATGCCGGTCTGTTAACAACTATCCAAGACCTGGGTCGATACGGCGCGCAAAAGTACGGCGTCATTGTGAGCGGCGCCATGGATAGTTATTCACTTAGAATTGCAAATTTATTGGTTGGAAATGAAGAAGGAGAAGGTGCGATTGAGGTCACTTTATTTGGGACGTCGCTTCAATTTGAAAAAGACCAGTTAATTGCTATAACCGGTGGAGATTTAGCAGCAAGCCTTGACGGCGAAAAAGCACCTATGTGGCGCCCTATCCTTGTTCGAAACGGATCCACCTTAACATTCAAATCCGGAACAAAAGGCGCACGGTCCTATATCGCTTTCGCGGGCGGCATTGAAATTCCACCAGCAATGGGCAGCAAAAGTACTTACCTTCGTGCAGGAATCGGCGGATTTCAAGGAAGGGCTTTACAAAAAGGAGATACCTTCAATTGCGGGGAAATGAGTCCGTTAGGTCAATCATTTTTTTACGAATTAAAAGCCAGGCGACAGCATTTTACATGGTCCGTTAATTACCAACCACTGCTTAACTTACAACAAACACAAACGATACGGGTCCTAGAAGGAACTGAATTCAATCGATTCGATAAACCAAGCCAACAATTACTTTTCACCGAAACCTTTACAATCACAAAACAAGCCGATCGAATGGGCTATCGACTAGAAGGCACAACACCGCTTACTCTAATAGAAGAATTTGAATTACTCTCCGAAGGCGTCACATACGGAACCATCCAAGTCCCTACAAACGGACAGCCAATAATCTTAATGGCCGATCGCCAAACAACAGGCGGCTACCCCAAAATCGGACAAGTCATCTCAGCAGACTTATCCAACTTGGCCCAGCTACAACCAACAGCCACCATGCAATTCAAAAAAGTATCACTCGAACAAGCCCAAACAGAACTTATCAAGAATGAACAACTAATCAAAGATATTAAAAGAGGCATCCGATACAAAAGCAAATAA
- a CDS encoding NAD(P)-dependent oxidoreductase translates to MSNEKKIGFIGLGNMGFPMAKNLLGKGYTVYALDVNKDRENSFAELGGTTGLTTASLVNEVDFVFTSLPTPAIAEEVFLGETGIINSCAKPLTLVDLSTISPELNRKIAEVAEQKSLEYLGAPVSGSVSGAENATLSIMVGGDKATYEATLPYLDVLGSNVFHVGDDPGVGTVVKLINNLMAGFHNQAAAEALTLAERAGVDPDIVYDIVNVSSGQSTIFTRNYKSYISKDEYKKGAFTTALLLKDLKLAKEVSDSLHGKLPLAEKLIAYYDAEIENGHADKDMSASYLMIQDEIKKQLQET, encoded by the coding sequence ATGAGTAATGAAAAAAAGATCGGATTCATTGGCCTGGGGAATATGGGGTTTCCAATGGCGAAAAATTTACTGGGAAAAGGCTACACAGTTTATGCGTTGGATGTAAATAAAGACAGGGAAAATAGTTTTGCTGAATTGGGCGGCACAACTGGTTTGACGACTGCCTCATTAGTGAATGAAGTCGATTTCGTTTTCACGAGTCTTCCTACGCCTGCAATTGCGGAAGAAGTATTTTTGGGGGAAACAGGGATCATTAATAGCTGTGCGAAACCTTTGACTTTAGTTGATTTAAGTACAATTTCACCTGAACTAAATCGGAAAATTGCCGAAGTGGCAGAACAAAAAAGTCTTGAATATCTTGGGGCGCCTGTGAGTGGAAGTGTGTCGGGCGCAGAAAATGCGACTTTATCTATTATGGTGGGTGGCGATAAAGCGACGTACGAAGCGACACTTCCTTATTTAGACGTTCTTGGGTCGAATGTCTTTCACGTCGGAGATGATCCGGGCGTGGGGACTGTCGTGAAATTAATTAATAACTTAATGGCTGGTTTCCACAATCAAGCTGCGGCTGAAGCACTTACGCTTGCTGAAAGAGCAGGCGTTGATCCGGATATCGTCTATGATATCGTGAATGTAAGTTCCGGTCAGAGTACGATTTTTACACGGAATTATAAATCCTATATTTCAAAAGATGAATATAAAAAAGGCGCTTTCACAACTGCTTTATTGTTAAAAGATTTAAAGCTTGCGAAAGAGGTCTCGGACTCGCTTCACGGAAAGTTGCCGCTCGCGGAGAAGTTGATTGCATATTATGACGCGGAGATTGAAAATGGACATGCAGATAAAGATATGTCTGCTTCCTATTTAATGATCCAAGATGAAATTAAAAAACAACTTCAAGAAACTTAA
- the pxpB gene encoding 5-oxoprolinase subunit PxpB: MSQLTIKTRIKPLGDSALIVQLGEGICPEIHENVSNLTRLLEKHPFDGFVEAVPAYNSLTIYYNPHRVYLSHTNQALTPFQQVCTYIEKLSPLIGDKQLSKNRIVELPVVYGGEFGPDLEYVAKSNDLSIEKVIQIHSKNEYLVYMIGFAPGFPFLGGMDERIATPRKETPRLAIPSGSVGIAGKQTGVYPLETPGGWQIIGRTPLDLFLPDMSPPTLLEAGDKIRFVPVSAKELKI, translated from the coding sequence ATGAGTCAACTCACAATAAAAACGAGGATTAAACCTTTAGGCGATTCCGCACTCATTGTCCAACTCGGCGAAGGAATTTGCCCAGAAATTCATGAAAACGTAAGCAATCTAACACGATTATTAGAAAAGCATCCTTTTGATGGATTCGTAGAGGCTGTTCCGGCTTATAATAGCCTTACTATTTATTATAACCCGCATAGGGTCTATCTTTCACATACAAATCAAGCCTTAACGCCATTCCAACAAGTATGCACTTATATTGAAAAACTCTCCCCACTAATCGGTGACAAACAACTTTCGAAAAATAGAATCGTGGAGCTTCCCGTCGTATACGGAGGCGAATTCGGGCCTGATTTGGAGTATGTTGCAAAATCCAATGACCTGTCCATTGAAAAAGTCATTCAAATTCATTCAAAAAATGAATACTTGGTCTATATGATTGGGTTTGCACCAGGCTTCCCTTTCCTAGGCGGCATGGATGAACGAATTGCAACACCGCGAAAAGAAACGCCCCGGCTCGCCATTCCCTCTGGATCAGTTGGCATCGCGGGCAAACAAACAGGTGTCTATCCTTTAGAAACCCCGGGCGGTTGGCAAATCATCGGGCGCACACCTTTAGATTTATTTTTGCCTGATATGTCCCCGCCAACATTGCTAGAAGCTGGGGATAAAATTCGATTTGTGCCCGTTTCTGCCAAGGAGTTGAAAATATGA
- a CDS encoding TetR/AcrR family transcriptional regulator yields MSKLTPRQLKAQETKDNLLETGLKLFHEKGFDHVTVDSIAKACNVSKGAFYVHFNSKYDIFLEKFKDIDNFYLSFIPSIPKEISASEKILFFYKGQMTYLRDDLGKDLIRTVYTSALALTMDEDHYLTSPARNLYKIILEFVEEGVESGEFRKGLTADYISMMITRCMRGTIYDWIIFGDRLDPVEEIQKFTSTVLDGLK; encoded by the coding sequence ATGTCAAAACTTACACCGCGGCAATTAAAAGCGCAAGAAACGAAAGATAATCTGCTAGAAACAGGCTTGAAACTTTTTCATGAAAAAGGCTTTGATCATGTAACCGTTGATAGTATCGCCAAAGCATGCAATGTATCAAAAGGTGCATTTTACGTTCATTTCAATTCAAAATATGATATTTTCCTAGAAAAATTCAAGGACATAGACAACTTTTATTTATCATTCATACCAAGTATTCCAAAAGAAATTAGCGCCAGTGAAAAAATACTATTCTTTTATAAGGGGCAAATGACTTATCTACGAGATGACTTAGGAAAAGACCTAATTCGTACCGTTTACACAAGCGCCCTCGCATTAACAATGGACGAAGATCACTACTTGACCAGTCCAGCTCGAAATCTATATAAAATTATTCTAGAATTTGTAGAAGAAGGCGTGGAATCAGGAGAGTTCAGAAAAGGCTTAACCGCAGACTACATTTCAATGATGATCACCCGCTGCATGAGAGGAACAATCTACGACTGGATAATCTTCGGAGACCGTCTAGATCCCGTCGAAGAAATACAAAAATTCACCTCAACTGTTTTAGATGGGCTGAAATAA